The nucleotide sequence ATGCAGCGCGTGGCGTTCCGGTTCGCTGAAATGCTCGGTCTCGCCCATCTTGTTGGCGAATTCCACCAGCAGCTTGGCCTGGCCGCCCAGCACGGGGTCATAGGCCGTGAGGATGCGGCGGCAGAGCTCGAGCGAGCTCTCGTAGCGCGAGGATAACTCGGTGTTGGCCACATCCAGCTTGGCGCGCTCGGTCTCCAGGTCGCGGACCTTCTGTTCCAACTCGCCGTTGGCGACCGTCAGCTGGGCGTTGAGCTGCTGCGAGCGGGCCTGCAGCACCTCGTTGCGCATGATCAGGTCGTGGCGCTGGATCGCATTGCGTACCGTGGCCAGCAGTTCCTCGCGGAGCCAGGGCTTCGCGATGAAGCGAAAGATTTCACCCTTGTTGATCGCCTCGACGATGGTGGGCAGCGCCAGCACCGCGGTGATCAGGATGCGCGAGGCGTTCGGGTGCGTCTTGCGGCTCTCGACCAGGAAGTCCAGGCCGAGCATCTCGGGCATGCGCTGATCGGAGATGATCACCGCAAACTGCCGCTCGGCGAGGATGGCCAGCGCCTTGATCGGGCTGGAGCAGGCGACGACATGGTAGCGCTCGCGCTCGAGCGTTTCCTTCAGGGCACCCAGGACGACGGGTTCGTCGTCCACGATGAGAATAGTGTGGCTCAGGGTCGGATCACTCATGGCGGTAGGCCGCCGGGGTGGGCGGGGTCGAATGGGAGAGGGGGGCGAGAAAATGCGCGGTCAGGTGGGCCGCCATGCGGTCAAGCGGCAGCTGGCGCTGGGCGCCGCCGTTTTCCCAGGCGGCCTTGGGCATGCCGTAGACGATGCAACTGGCCTCGTCCTGCGCGAAGGTGCTGGCGCCCTTTTCGCGCAGCCGCAGCAGGCCCTCGGCGCCGTCCTTGCCCATGCCGGTAAGCACGCCCGCGATGGCGTGCGGGCCGGCCCCGCAATCGGCGGCCGACTTGAACAGCAGGTCCACCGCCGGGCGTTGATGCCAGATCTGGGGGCCATCCACCACCCGCACGCGGTAGTGGTCGCCCTGCCAGGCCAGCATCAGGTGGAAGTTGCCCGGGGCCAGCAGGGCCATGTTGGGGTCGAGTCGTTCGCCGTCCACGGCCTCGCGTACGGGAAAGGCGCAGAGGCCGTTCAGCCGGTCGGCGTAGGCCCGGGAAAAGCCGGCGGGGATGTGCTGCACGATGGCGATGCCGGGCAGGCCGGCGGGCAGGGCGGTGAGCACCTCGCGCAGGGACTCCGGTCCCCCGGTGGAAGCGCCGAGCAGGATGCAGGCCCGCCGGTCGATGCGCAGCCGGCCGGGGAGGGCCCGGGCGCCGGTCGGCGCCACGCCGGCGCGGCGAATCCGCGCCACCGCCGCGGTCTTCACCATGGCGATGAGCTGCGGGCCGAGGTTGCCAAAGGAACTCGAGCCACTCGGCTTGCCGAGCACATCCACCGCGCCGAGGCGCAGCGCCTCGAGCGCAAAATCCGAGCCGCGCTGCGACAGCGAGCTCAGCACGATCACCGGCAGCGGCCGGTGCTCCATCAGCAGCCGCAGGAAGGTCAGCCCGTCCATGCGCGGCATCTCCAAATCGAGCGTCACCACGTCCGGCTGCAGTTCGCGGATGCGGTCCCGCGCCTCGTAGGGGTCCGCCGCGGTGCCGACCACCTCGATGCCCGGATCGGCGGCGAGGGTGTCCGTCGCCACCTTTCGCACGAAGGCGGAATCATCCACGATCAGCACCCGGATTTTGCGCGACGGATTCATGGTCAGGAGGCCGGCGCCCGGCGGTACGTCGCCGGTCGCACCGTTTGCAGAGAATGGTTGATGCCGGTGAGGCTTTCCGAGTGCCCGACCAGCAGATAGCCGCCCGGCACGAGCCGCCGGGCCAGGCGGTTGACCAGCTCCTCCTGCGTCTGCCGGTCGAAGTAGATCATGACGTTGCGGCAAAAGATCACGTGGAAGGACTCGTTGAGCGGGGAGTCGCGCTCGAGCAGGTTCAGCTGGTGGAAGGAGAGCCGTTCGCGCAGCTCGGCCCGCACGCGGTAGTTGCCCTCCTGCGGCCCGATACCCTTCTGGAAATGCTTGCGTACCACCGGCACCGGCAGCCGGCCCACCACGTCCTCGGTGTAGATCCCCTGGCTGGCGCGCGCGAGGATGCGGTGCGAGATGTCCGTGCACTGGATGTGCCAGTCCCAGCCGGCCGGCATCGCCTCAGCCAGTGTGATGGCGAGCGAGTAGGGCTCCTCACCCGAGGAACACGCCGCGCTCCACGCGAGGAAGCGCGGCCAGTTCTCCGTGCGCCGGCGCTGCTGCATCTCCGGGATCACATGCGACCGCATGAAGTCGAAGTGGGCGTTCTCGCGGAAGAAAAACGTGTGGTTGGTCGAGATCGCATCGATGAGATGCGACAGCTCCTCGGTCGCCTCGGGCGAGCGCAGGAGCTGGCAGTATTCGGTCACGGTGCCGAGGTTGGTGGCCCGCAGTCGCTTGCCCAGACGGGCACTGACCATCTCGCGCTTGTCGGCGTCAAGACAGATGCGGCTCCGTTGGTAGACCAACTGGCGGATGAAATCGAACTCACTTTCCCTCATATGGTTTTATCCCCCTAGGCATCGGCCTAAACCGGGCGCGATTAAGGCCGCTGCGTAAAAAAAGCGGCCGGACCCCGCCGCCTGCCCGGCAAATTTTGCCTTCGGTTCGGGCGGCTGGTGGTGGCGCGGTGCGTCGCGCGGAGAGAAAAATATATCACCTTACCTATCAGGGGTTACAGCGCTGTGTGCCGAGGGTGGCACGCCGCATGTTATGGTTCGGGCATGATCGACCCGGTTTTCCAGTCCCAAAACTACCTCTTGGCCAGGAAGCTTCTCGATGCCAGCGCCCTGCAGCAGGAGGCCATCGCTTCCAACATCGCCAACGCCGAGACCCCGGGCTACCGCCGGCTCGATGTCTCGGCGGATTTTGCCGAACAGCTCAAGGCCCGCACCCAGTCCGGCGAGATCACCCGCGGGGGCGCCGCCTCCCTCCAGCCCACGCTGGTCCAGGATCCCTTCGCCCGCTCCGTGCGCCCCGACGGCAATTCCGTGGAGATCGAGAAGGAACTCCTCGCGATGAACAAGAACGCCGTCGAGTACGAGTTCCTCACCGAGGTCATCTCCGGGAACATCAAGCAGCTCAAAATGGCCATCACCGGCCGCAGCACCTGATCCCCGCCATGAATCTCATCGCCGGCGTCGACATCACCGCAGGGGCCCTCAACGCCCAGAAACTCCGCCTCGATCTCGTCGCGCAGAACATCGCCAACGCCCACACCACCCGCACCCCCGAGGGTGGGCCCTACCGGCGCAAGATCATCTCGTTCGAGAGCGAACTCGTGAAACGCGCCGGGGGTGCCTCCCTCACCAGCGTCAGCGTTTCCGGCATCACTTCCGACAAGAGCCCCGGCCAGTCCGTCTACAATCCCCAGCATCCCGATGCGGGTCCCGACGGCTCCGTCATGATGCCCAACGTCAACCTCGCCTTCGAGATGGTCGACCTCATCACGGCCACCCGGGCCTACGAGGCCAACCTCTCCGTCGTCAAGAACGCCCGCAACCTCGCCATGAAGGTCTTCCAGATCGGCAAGTGACCGCCCGCCCCTGATCTCTCCGCCCCATGTCTCCCATCGGCTCCACCTCCGCCCTCTCGGCCTTCCCGCTCCAGCCCCTCGACGTCGCCCAGACCGGGGCGCGTATCGCCGCCCCGCTGCCCGACGGCATGCGCCTGGCCGCACCGACCGAGAGCTTTGGCAACATGCTCGACGGCCTCGTCTCGACCGTGGCCGAGAAACAGGCCGCCTCGGCCAACCTCACCAAGAGCGTCCTGCTGGGCGACAGCGACCAGCTCCACCAGAGTGTCATCGCCATGCAGGAGGCTTCCGTCGCTTTCACCCTGATGGTCGAGGTGCGCAACAAGCTCGTCGAGTCCTACCAGGAACTCATGCGCATGCAGGTGTGAGCCGCCTGAGCTTCGGAGCCTAATTCCCTGATCCCAGCACCCATTTCATGAAGAAATTTGCCCAGTCCCTCCTCGATCTCTGGTCCCACCTCGGGCTCAACCAGCGCGTGTCCCTCATGGTCGCCGCCCTCGCCGTCATTGGCGGTATGGTCGCCGTGGTGCTCTGGTCCCGCCGGCCTGACTACCAGCTGCTGTACGCCCGCCTCGGTGACAAGGACTCCGCCGCCATCATCAGTCACCTGCAGACGCTCAATATCCCGCACCAGATCTCTTCCGGCGGCAGCACCGTCTCGGTTCCCGCCGACCGCGTCCACAAACTCCGCATGGATCTCGCCGCCAAGGGCATCCCCAGTGGCGACGGCGTCGGCTTCGAGATCTTCGACAAGGGCCAGTTCGGCCTGAGCGACTTCGTCCAGCGGACCAACTACCTGCGTGCCATCCAGGGCGAACTCGCCCGCACCATCAGTCAGCTCGCCGGCGTCCGCGCCGCGCGCGTGATGATCGTCCAGCCCGAGAACCGCCTCCTCCTCACCGACAACGGCGTCAAGCCCACCGCCTCCGTCTTCGTGGACCTC is from Lacunisphaera limnophila and encodes:
- a CDS encoding HD domain-containing phosphohydrolase; the protein is MSDPTLSHTILIVDDEPVVLGALKETLERERYHVVACSSPIKALAILAERQFAVIISDQRMPEMLGLDFLVESRKTHPNASRILITAVLALPTIVEAINKGEIFRFIAKPWLREELLATVRNAIQRHDLIMRNEVLQARSQQLNAQLTVANGELEQKVRDLETERAKLDVANTELSSRYESSLELCRRILTAYDPVLGGQAKLLVEFANKMGETEHFSEPERHALHASAWLCDLGLIGVPRELLRTFRSAPASLTERERATMQNHPVYSQTLAALVDPRPETGAIIRGHHERYDGTGYPDGLAGKRIPWAARCLAVAVGYVESGLPKQAAIDQLLAKSGTHYDPEAIRLFLKVSNLVNLPRSVREILLEELEPGMVLATGIYSPHGLLLIGEGQLLGPGTINKIRDHNQIAPISQRLLVYS
- the flgC gene encoding flagellar basal body rod protein FlgC, with translation MNLIAGVDITAGALNAQKLRLDLVAQNIANAHTTRTPEGGPYRRKIISFESELVKRAGGASLTSVSVSGITSDKSPGQSVYNPQHPDAGPDGSVMMPNVNLAFEMVDLITATRAYEANLSVVKNARNLAMKVFQIGK
- a CDS encoding protein-glutamate methylesterase/protein-glutamine glutaminase, whose protein sequence is MNPSRKIRVLIVDDSAFVRKVATDTLAADPGIEVVGTAADPYEARDRIRELQPDVVTLDLEMPRMDGLTFLRLLMEHRPLPVIVLSSLSQRGSDFALEALRLGAVDVLGKPSGSSSFGNLGPQLIAMVKTAAVARIRRAGVAPTGARALPGRLRIDRRACILLGASTGGPESLREVLTALPAGLPGIAIVQHIPAGFSRAYADRLNGLCAFPVREAVDGERLDPNMALLAPGNFHLMLAWQGDHYRVRVVDGPQIWHQRPAVDLLFKSAADCGAGPHAIAGVLTGMGKDGAEGLLRLREKGASTFAQDEASCIVYGMPKAAWENGGAQRQLPLDRMAAHLTAHFLAPLSHSTPPTPAAYRHE
- the flgB gene encoding flagellar basal body rod protein FlgB — encoded protein: MIDPVFQSQNYLLARKLLDASALQQEAIASNIANAETPGYRRLDVSADFAEQLKARTQSGEITRGGAASLQPTLVQDPFARSVRPDGNSVEIEKELLAMNKNAVEYEFLTEVISGNIKQLKMAITGRST
- the fliE gene encoding flagellar hook-basal body complex protein FliE: MSPIGSTSALSAFPLQPLDVAQTGARIAAPLPDGMRLAAPTESFGNMLDGLVSTVAEKQAASANLTKSVLLGDSDQLHQSVIAMQEASVAFTLMVEVRNKLVESYQELMRMQV
- a CDS encoding CheR family methyltransferase, encoding MRESEFDFIRQLVYQRSRICLDADKREMVSARLGKRLRATNLGTVTEYCQLLRSPEATEELSHLIDAISTNHTFFFRENAHFDFMRSHVIPEMQQRRRTENWPRFLAWSAACSSGEEPYSLAITLAEAMPAGWDWHIQCTDISHRILARASQGIYTEDVVGRLPVPVVRKHFQKGIGPQEGNYRVRAELRERLSFHQLNLLERDSPLNESFHVIFCRNVMIYFDRQTQEELVNRLARRLVPGGYLLVGHSESLTGINHSLQTVRPATYRRAPAS